A stretch of Suncus etruscus isolate mSunEtr1 chromosome 9, mSunEtr1.pri.cur, whole genome shotgun sequence DNA encodes these proteins:
- the LOC126018307 gene encoding hemoglobin subunit epsilon-like gives MVHFTSEEKNAVTSLWCKLNLDEAGGETLGRLLCVYPWTQRFFDSFGNLSSCSAIMGNPKVKAHGKNVLTSFGEAVKDMENLKSTFAKLSELHCDKLHVDPENFKLLGNILVVVLASHFGKEFTPEVQAAWQKLVSGVATSLSHKYH, from the exons ATGGTGCATTTTACCAGCGAGGAGAAGAATGCTGTCACTAGCCTGTGGTGCAAGTTGAATTTGGATGAGGCTGGTGGTGAGACCCTGGGAAG GCTCTTGTGTGTCTACCCTTGGACCCAGAGGTTCTTTGATAGCTTTGGCAACCTGTCCTCTTGCTCTGCCATCATGGGTAACCCCAAGGTCAAAGCCCATGGTAAGAATGTGCTGACTTCCTTTGGAGAAGCTGTTAAGGACATGGAAAACCTCAAGAGTACCTTTGCTAAGCTGAGTGAGCTGCATTGTGATAAATTGCATGTGGATCCTGAGAACTTCAAG CTCCTGGGAAATATATTGGTGGTCGTTCTGGCTTCTCATTTTGGCAAGGAATTCACCCCTGAAGTGCAGGCAGCTTGGCAGAAACTGGTGTCTGGTGTTGCCACTTCTCTGTCCCACAAGTACCACTGA
- the LOC126018344 gene encoding hemoglobin subunit epsilon, producing the protein MVHFTSEEKKAVTSLWGKVNVEDAGAEVLGRLLLVYPWTQRFFDSFGNLSSSSAIMGNPKVKAHGTKVLTSFGEAVKDMDNLKSTFAKLSELHCDKLHVDPENFRLLGNVMVVVLASHFGKDFTPEVQAAWQKLVSGVATALSHKYH; encoded by the exons ATGGTGCATTTTACCAGTGAGGAGAAGAAAGCTGTCACTAGCCTGTGGGGCAAAGTGAATGTGGAAGATGCTGGTGCTGAAGTCCTGGGAAG GCTCCTGCTTGTGTACCCTTGGACTCAGAGGTTCTTTGACAGTTTTGGCAACCTGTCCTCTTCCTCTGCCATCATGGGTAACCCCAAGGTCAAAGCCCATGGCACGAAGGTGCTGACTTCCTTTGGAGAAGCTGTTAAAGACATGGATAACCTCAAGAGTACCTTTGCTAAGCTGAGTGAGCTGCATTGTGACAAACTGCATGTGGATCCTGAGAACTTCAGG CTCCTAGGAAATGTGATGGTGGTCGTTCTGGCTTCTCATTTTGGAAAGGATTTCACCCCTGAAGTGCAGGCAGCTTGGCAGAAACTGGTGTCTGGTGTTGCCACTGCTCTGTCCCACAAGTACCACTGA
- the LOC126018341 gene encoding hemoglobin subunit epsilon-like: MVHFTSEEKNAVTSLWCKLNLDEAGGETLGRLLCVYPWTQRFFDSFGNLSSCSAIMGNPKVKAHGKNVLTSFGEAVKDMENLKSTFAKLSELHCDKLHVDPENFKLLGNVLVIVMATHFGKEFTPEVQSAWQKLVSGVATALSHKYH, translated from the exons ATGGTGCATTTTACCAGCGAGGAGAAGAATGCTGTCACTAGCCTGTGGTGCAAGTTGAATTTGGATGAGGCTGGTGGTGAGACCCTGGGAAG GCTTTTGTGCGTCTACCCTTGGACCCAGAGGTTCTTTGATAGCTTTGGCAACCTGTCCTCTTGCTCTGCCATCATGGGTAACCCCAAGGTCAAAGCCCATGGTAAGAATGTGCTGACTTCCTTTGGAGAAGCTGTTAAGGACATGGAAAACCTCAAGAGTACCTTTGCTAAGCTGAGTGAGCTGCATTGTGATAAATTGCATGTGGATCCTGAGAACTTCAAG CTCCTGGGAAATGTATTGGTGATCGTTATGGCTACTCATTTTGGCAAGGAATTCACCCCTGAAGTGCAGTCAGCTTGGCAGAAACTGGTGTCTGGTGTTGCCACTGCTCTGTCCCACAAGTACCACTGA
- the LOC126018342 gene encoding hemoglobin subunit epsilon-like: MVHFTSEEKNAVTSLWCKLNLDEAGGETLGRLLCVYPWTQRFFDSFGNLSSCSAIMGNPKVKAHGKNVLTSFGEAVKDMENLKSTFAKLSELHCDKLHVDPENFKLLGNVLVIVMATHFGKEFTPEVQAAWQKLVSGVATALSLKYH; the protein is encoded by the exons ATGGTGCATTTTACCAGCGAGGAGAAGAATGCTGTCACTAGCCTGTGGTGCAAGTTGAATTTGGATGAGGCTGGTGGTGAGACCCTGGGAAG GCTTTTGTGCGTCTACCCTTGGACCCAGAGGTTCTTTGATAGCTTTGGCAACCTGTCCTCTTGCTCTGCCATCATGGGTAACCCCAAGGTCAAAGCCCATGGTAAGAATGTGCTGACTTCCTTTGGAGAAGCTGTTAAGGACATGGAAAACCTCAAGAGTACCTTTGCTAAGCTGAGTGAGCTGCATTGTGATAAATTGCATGTGGATCCTGAGAACTTCAAG CTCCTGGGAAATGTATTGGTGATTGTTATGGCTACTCATTTTGGCAAGGAATTCACCCCTGAAGTGCAGGCAGCTTGGCAGAAACTGGTGTCTGGTGTTGCCACTGCTCTGTCCCTCAAGTACCACTGa
- the LOC126018340 gene encoding hemoglobin subunit epsilon-like, whose product MVHFTSEEKNAVTSLWCKLNLDEAGGETLGRLLCVYPWTQRFFDSFGNLSSCSAIMGNPKVKAHGKNVLTSFGEAVKDMENLKSTFAKLSELHCDKLHVDPENFKLLGNVLVIVMATHFGKEFTPEVQAAWQKLVTGVATALSLKYH is encoded by the exons ATGGTGCATTTTACCAGTGAGGAGAAGAATGCTGTCACTAGCCTGTGGTGCAAGTTGAATTTGGATGAGGCTGGTGGTGAGACCCTGGGAAG GCTCTTGTGCGTCTACCCTTGGACCCAGAGGTTCTTTGATAGCTTTGGCAACCTGTCCTCTTGCTCTGCCATCATGGGTAACCCCAAGGTCAAAGCCCATGGTAAGAATGTGCTGACTTCCTTTGGAGAAGCTGTTAAGGACATGGAAAACCTCAAGAGTACCTTTGCTAAGCTGAGTGAGCTGCATTGTGATAAATTGCATGTGGATCCTGAGAACTTCAAG cttctgGGAAATGTATTGGTGATCGTTATGGCTACTCATTTTGGCAAGGAATTCACCCCTGAAGTGCAGGCAGCTTGGCAGAAACTGGTGACTGGCGTTGCCACTGCTCTGTCCCTCAAGTACCACTGA